DNA sequence from the Leuconostoc lactis genome:
TCATGGTATTAGATCATGGGCTGGGCTATGAAATTACGACGTTTCGGACGGAATCAACCTATACAGATTTTCGCCGACCTGATACAGTCACGTTTGTGCGCAGTTTGTCAGAAGATTTGCAACGCCGTGATTTTACGATTAACGCGTTGGCAATGACCTATGATGGTGAAATTGTTGATTTGTTCGATGGGTTAGCGGATTTGTCGGCCGGTGTCATTCGGGCCGTCGGTGAGGCTGAAGTACGGTTTACTGAAGATGCGTTGCGCATGATGCGCGCATTACGTTTTAGTGCCCAACTTGGCTTTCAAATCGCACCAGATACCCGCGCAGCTTTGCAACGTTTGGCGCCAAATTTGGCCAAAATTGCGGTTGAACGCATTCGTGTTGAATTTGAAAAACTATTGATGGGTCAGCAAGCCGCTGCCAGTCTGACCATGGCAATTGAAGATGGCGTTGTGACGTACTTACCTGGTCAGCTTGATCAGTGGCAATTTGCTGATATTATCGCTGACCTTGAAAACCAGCAACCCGCAACAATTCCAGTCGTTTGGGCGCATCTTTTAACCCGTTCAACGTTAAACGAGTCAGAGATGACGACATTTATGCGGACTTGGAAAACAAGTCGGGACTTGATTAAGATGGTAACTGCGGTTGTTCCGGTTGCACGCCACATTGCGCGGCGTGACTTATGGACGTTATATCAAATTTATGATTACCGTGACGTTTTGATGAGTGTATTACGTTTAATCCGAACTGATGATGCAGTAATTGCCGATGTGGACGCGATGTTTGAGGCCTTACCGAT
Encoded proteins:
- a CDS encoding CCA tRNA nucleotidyltransferase — protein: MKIEALPSEFEAAKPVLQRLEAAGFEAYFVGGSVRDMLLQKPIHDVDIASAAFPEEVKKQFDKTVDTGIQHGTVMVLDHGLGYEITTFRTESTYTDFRRPDTVTFVRSLSEDLQRRDFTINALAMTYDGEIVDLFDGLADLSAGVIRAVGEAEVRFTEDALRMMRALRFSAQLGFQIAPDTRAALQRLAPNLAKIAVERIRVEFEKLLMGQQAAASLTMAIEDGVVTYLPGQLDQWQFADIIADLENQQPATIPVVWAHLLTRSTLNESEMTTFMRTWKTSRDLIKMVTAVVPVARHIARRDLWTLYQIYDYRDVLMSVLRLIRTDDAVIADVDAMFEALPIHHTRELRVAGGQLIAEQIVQPGPQMGRILKQIERAVVTGQVANQPAALLAYAKELSQHD